TCGCCCTTGGCGACCGCCGTGATCGTCCGGGTAACGGCGGTCGTCGGCCAAAGCAAATCGTCGATCAGGGTATTGATCGACCCTTCCATGTCCGCCCAGGCTCCGTCAGAGAGGCCAAATCTGACGCGCGTTCTGGTGCGTCCATCCCGCCCGACCACCTGACCGACATTTTCGAGCTGCGCCGCCATTTTCTGGTTGGCCGCGATGATTTCGTTCAATGTATCTGCAATTTTTCCGGTGACGCCGGTCATGTCGGACCGCATCCGGACCGAAAAGTCTCCCCGTCTCATCGCCAGGAGAGCTTCAAGCAGGGCGCGGGCGTCTTCGTCCGCCATCACCGCCACATCTACGTCCGAAAGGTCGTCCGAATCCACGCCACTGCGCTGAACGTCATTGCCCTGTCTAGCCACAGAACCCCCCTGCCCTAAAATCCAGTTTAATCTAGTGCGCGATTTTAAAAAGACTACAGGCTGGGCGTACCCAGCCTCCTGCGTCAGTTGGAGCGCGGGACAGGGCCGACCAAGACCGATCCACTTTCAAAATCGGCGTATCCAACCGACCCCTCCGCGACAGACGAGGAGCAGAAGATTTGTCAAATATGTCAGTTAGCTGATTGACAATATGAGCAAATTTCGCTCAAAAAGATAACAACAGATTATGTGGTCCATTATGCTGGTTATTCTTGCTGACGACCTGACTGGCGCGCTTGATTGCGCGGCGCCGTTTGCCGGCAGGGGTTTGCATACTGAAATCGCGTTGAGCGTCGAGGCTATCGGATCGGCCTTGCAACTGAGGCCGGCGGTTCTTTCAATTAACCTCGGATCTCGGGAAGTCGAGGCGGAGGCTGCGCGGCAGGCAACTGCTGCGGCCCTGTCGTCCCTGCCGTCGGGCATCGTTCTGTTCAAGAAGATCGATTCCCGCCTCAAGGGCAATATCGCCGCAGAGCTCGACGCCACGCCTTTTCACCTGGCGCTCGTCGCACCTGCGATACCTGATTTCGGACGAAATGTCCGAATGGGACATGTCGAAGGTTTTGGCCTGGACGAGCCGCTGAATGTCGCCGACGCGCTTGGCGTTCATGCCGAACGCGCCATCATTCCCGATACGCTTTCACAGGAAGACATGCCCGCGGCTCTGACAATCGGCCGCGGGGCCGGGGCCGATCTTCTTGTCGGCGCCAGGGGTCTCGCCGAGGCGCTGGCCTGTCACATGACAGACCGTCCGGTCGCCGAACCGGCCCTTCCTGAACCCGGCCCCGCCCTTTTTGTCATCGGCTCGAGAGATCCAATCACGCTGGCGCAAGTCGAGGAACTGCGGCAGGCGGTCGTGCTTGACTACATTGCCGCGCCGAACGGGCGCCCGGAGAAGATCGCACCGCCCCAGCATTCCGTGACGCTGGTTCAGGCCACGCCGGATGGAAAGGACGATCCGCCGCTTCAGGTATCGGACAGGCTGGCGGCGAGCATAGTCCCGGACATGACAGCGCCGGTCGCCACCCTGCTCCTTTCGGGCGGCGCGACTGCCGAGGCTGTCTTGAAGGCAATGAATGTTTCGAGGTTCCGGCTTCTCGGCGAATGTCTGCCGGGCCTTGGCTTGGCTTATATCGAAGGCCAATGCATCATCGCCAAATCCGGCGGATTCGGCACGCCGGGCACATTGTGCGAGATAGCAAGAATAGCCATGGGCGAGAAGGGTTGAACGATGGGGCTTGAGAGCGGTACTGCCCGCAAGGGCCTTCCCGATATCGTCTTTGAACGGATGTTGCGCGCGATCAAGTCGGGGGCATACAGGCCGGACGAACGGTTGCCGACCGAACATGAGCTGGCCAACGAATTCGAAGTGTCGCGGCCGATCATCCGGGAAGCGCTGAGACGGTTGCGCGAGCAGGGACTGATCTATTCGAGGCGCGGTGCCGGCAGCTTTGTGCGTGCGCTCGGCCTACGTGAGCCGCTCGGATTCGGCCAGCTGGAAAACGTCGCCGATCTCCTCAACTGTTATGAGTTTCGCATGACGCTTGAACCTGCTGCAGCAGCGGCAGCGGCAGGGCGCCACGACAAGGAAAGCCTGGCGGCGATAAAGCGGGCCCTGGAATTGCTGCGCGATGCCACGAACCGCCAGGCCCATCGCGAAGACGCCGACTATCAGTTCCATCTGGCTATCGCGCGAGCGGCTCAGAACAGCTACTTCTCGACGGCGATGGAGGCCCTGAAAGATCACATTGCCATGGGCATGAAATTCCACGGAGCCTCCGTGAAAAGAGAGGCAACCGGGCTGGCGAAAGTGTTCGGCGAGCATGAGGCGATTGCCGATGCAATCACACGCGGAGACCAGGAAGCAGCGCGACAGTTGATGCTGGACCACTTGAAAGGTTCACGCGAACGACTGTTTCAATCGTCGCACCGGTGAACCCTGTAGATGTCATCCGGCAATCCACAGCCGGATGATCGTCACTTCAAAATGCCGCCTCGTAGATATCCAGCACATCGCGGACACTCATTTCGGCCGGGTTGTTATCCATCAGCCGACGGATCGCATGCGCCTCCGAAGCGTAGAGGGAAAGCTCTTCCCGCCTGGCGCCATGAGCCGCCAGCGACATCTCAATGCCAAGCGCCCCGCAGAAGTCGCATGCCGACGATCGCAATTCGTCGGAGGAGAGATTGTCACCGAGACCGAGTGCTACCGCCACTTCCGCGGTCTTCGCGGCAGCGACAGACTGGTTGAAAGCCAGTACATGCGGGAAAACGATGGCATTCGCCAACCCGTGCGGCAGGTTGAGCCGCGTCCCCAGCGGATAGGCGATTGCGTGGCCGGCCGCAGTATTGACGGGGCCGAGGCAAATGCCGCCGTAATAGGAAGCAAGCATCAGTCCTTCGCGGGCCTCCGTATCCTGCCCGTCCTTCACCGCCCGCGCCAGATATCGGCCGACAAGCCCGAATCCCATGCGCGCAAAGCCGTCGATCATCGGATGGGCGCGGCGATTGGTGAAGGCTTCGACGCAATGCGCCATGGCATCGACACCCGTCGCGGCGGTCACGGCCGGAGGCACCGAATAGGTCAGTTCAGGATCGAGCACCG
This genomic window from Neorhizobium galegae contains:
- a CDS encoding four-carbon acid sugar kinase family protein, which codes for MLVILADDLTGALDCAAPFAGRGLHTEIALSVEAIGSALQLRPAVLSINLGSREVEAEAARQATAAALSSLPSGIVLFKKIDSRLKGNIAAELDATPFHLALVAPAIPDFGRNVRMGHVEGFGLDEPLNVADALGVHAERAIIPDTLSQEDMPAALTIGRGAGADLLVGARGLAEALACHMTDRPVAEPALPEPGPALFVIGSRDPITLAQVEELRQAVVLDYIAAPNGRPEKIAPPQHSVTLVQATPDGKDDPPLQVSDRLAASIVPDMTAPVATLLLSGGATAEAVLKAMNVSRFRLLGECLPGLGLAYIEGQCIIAKSGGFGTPGTLCEIARIAMGEKG
- a CDS encoding FadR/GntR family transcriptional regulator, producing MGLESGTARKGLPDIVFERMLRAIKSGAYRPDERLPTEHELANEFEVSRPIIREALRRLREQGLIYSRRGAGSFVRALGLREPLGFGQLENVADLLNCYEFRMTLEPAAAAAAAGRHDKESLAAIKRALELLRDATNRQAHREDADYQFHLAIARAAQNSYFSTAMEALKDHIAMGMKFHGASVKREATGLAKVFGEHEAIADAITRGDQEAARQLMLDHLKGSRERLFQSSHR
- a CDS encoding iron-containing alcohol dehydrogenase, yielding MAIAPITLHQPLRLAVGAGTISQVGAWAGDVASTLVIATPITAGFADRLQLPGRFSVFDAIPGEPDTSTLDAALAVARKARPQLIVGLGGGSVLDVAKLVAVLWDSEQTLEDVAGPNRVAGRRTRLAQVATTAGTGSEAGIRSLITDPVKRTKIAVESPHMIADFAVLDPELTYSVPPAVTAATGVDAMAHCVEAFTNRRAHPMIDGFARMGFGLVGRYLARAVKDGQDTEAREGLMLASYYGGICLGPVNTAAGHAIAYPLGTRLNLPHGLANAIVFPHVLAFNQSVAAAKTAEVAVALGLGDNLSSDELRSSACDFCGALGIEMSLAAHGARREELSLYASEAHAIRRLMDNNPAEMSVRDVLDIYEAAF